GAAAAGCTAGTCAAACCTATTTTAAAGTTGTCGGTAAAGAAGGCAATTATTCTCGGCTAGAATTTATTCCCTACACGGGAAGAACCCATCAAATTCGCGTTCATAGTCAAGCGGGATTAGGGATAGGAATTTTAGGCGATCGCTTGTACAATGGTAAGCAGTCCGACCGTTTACACCTACACGCTAAACAATTATCTTTTCGTCATCCTCAGACCAAAACTAAACTTGATCTCATCATTCCCACCCCCTTTTGAGAGCTATAATTGCTAACAGCAACTAATTAGCTATAGTAACCCGATTTACTGACAGGGGTACAAGGTCAGCCAGAAAATAGATATGAGATCACCCTTCAACCTATTTTGACTTCTCCTCCTCAATCCTGACGACCGACGACCGACTCCTAACCCCACCAACAAACTTTTTCGGCAAACCCTAGGGTTTGCGTCATTTGGCTTAATTGATGACAGGCCCTAGTCGAGCAGAAAAGTTTTTAGAAAAAAACCTTGCAATTATTTTGAGAGCGTGCTATATTAATAAAGGACTTAAAAACGCCGAGATAGCTCAGTTGGTAGAGCAGAGGACTGAAAATCCTCGTGTCCGCGGTTCAAATCCGCGTCTTGGCATTGAGAAAACACTAAAGCTTGCCCTGTATTTGCTTTCTAGTCTGCTAAGTTTTGTAAATACAGGGTTTCTCATCCGTGAGAAACGTTGTCAATAATTTGAACCAATGGTTGATGCTTGTTACTTTTATCTGTTAATTCGTCCAGTTTGTCTGTATAAATTGCTACACTTTACCCTACGCTTACCCTGAATTTCTTTGGTCGTAATCGCCGTAATAGTTGAGACATTTTGTCCTTTTTAAAGAGGTCGAGTCTCGTGCGCTCTAGTTCCTTTAATCGAGCGATACTGGGTTCTAGTCATAGCTAGATTTGAAGCTGCTTCCTCAATCGAGATCAGGTTTTTCTCGTCTACGTCCCGAATTTTATCCTTTGTATTCTTGTCTAAGTTTTTGTACTCTTTCCGGCTCTTTTTCGGGAGGGTGTAGAGTTTTTTGGGCGGGTCATTCTCAAGCGTTCAGCCATTCTTGCCACTGTCGCTACACTTAAAACTATACCAGTTCTTTGCCAGAATAGTTCCGATAGTTCGGCTAGAGTTGCGTCATTATTTTCTTCAATTAACTCGCCGAGGGCGATCATTTGTTCTGGCGTGAGTTTTAAATGACGTCCACATCGATAAGTTTTCGGTCGAATATCTCCCGTTTCCCGAGATTGTTTCAAAAGCTTTTGGACGAAACTTAAGGTTACGCAGAATCTTTTCGCTAATTGACGCTGGGAGATCGGCTCGTTATAATAACAGTCTAGAATTTTTTGACGGAACTCTACTGGATAGGATTTCATTTTTTGTGCAATTTAGCTATCGATAACATTATACTTCATATTTGTGAGAAAGGCTCTATATTTGACTGAGCATTGACATTCAGTCTTACTGCTTGAGCTACACTAGAGCTTCTGCAAAAATCAAAAATCTTCTGTTAGGTGAGGAGACTCCGAGATAGGAGACGGTCGACAGAAGGATAGTACAGAGTCGATAGGGAATATCCGCCCGAAACCTAGTTCGAGTTAGATAGAGTTGATAAATAGGCGAATGCTGGAGAAAACTACGCCTAGAGACACCAAAACCATTAATCAGGCTTGGATGTCAGAAAATCTAGCACCGGTTAGGGCTGATGCTTAGATTGTAGA
This Microcystis wesenbergii NRERC-220 DNA region includes the following protein-coding sequences:
- a CDS encoding helix-turn-helix domain-containing protein, whose product is MKSYPVEFRQKILDCYYNEPISQRQLAKRFCVTLSFVQKLLKQSRETGDIRPKTYRCGRHLKLTPEQMIALGELIEENNDATLAELSELFWQRTGIVLSVATVARMAERLRMTRPKNSTPSRKRAGKSTKT